Proteins encoded within one genomic window of Haloplanus vescus:
- the asd gene encoding aspartate-semialdehyde dehydrogenase gives MSVRVGILGATGAVGQRFIQLLDDHPTFELAALTASDESAGKPYREAAKWRVDTPIPVDVAETTVRRTEPDAVPDDIDLLFSSLPSSVAVDVEEDFARDGYVISSNSSNDRLAEDVPLTIPEINPDHLDLIEVQRDERGWDGALVKNPNCSTITMIPPLAALDEAFGLDRINVSTLQAVSGAGYSGVTSMEILDNAIPHIGGEEDKMETESRKLLGDFDGAEIEWHDADVAASCNRIPTLDGHLENAFVDLDDDPEVSDVADAMREFPGVDLPSAPNQLIHVFEDPERPQPRMDRMRGQGMQICVGGVQSTENGVKFNCLAHNTVRGAAGASLLNGELLHENGYL, from the coding sequence ATGTCTGTACGAGTCGGTATCCTCGGTGCCACCGGTGCGGTCGGACAGCGATTCATCCAGCTTCTCGACGACCACCCGACGTTCGAACTCGCGGCGCTCACCGCCAGCGACGAGAGCGCGGGCAAGCCCTACCGCGAGGCGGCGAAGTGGCGCGTCGACACGCCCATCCCCGTCGACGTGGCGGAGACGACGGTCCGACGCACCGAGCCCGACGCGGTGCCGGACGACATCGACCTGCTCTTCTCCTCGCTCCCGTCGAGCGTCGCCGTCGACGTCGAGGAGGACTTCGCGCGCGACGGCTACGTCATCTCTTCGAACTCCTCGAACGACCGTCTCGCAGAGGACGTTCCGCTCACGATTCCCGAAATCAACCCGGACCACCTCGACCTCATCGAGGTTCAGCGAGACGAACGCGGCTGGGACGGGGCGCTCGTCAAGAACCCGAACTGCTCGACGATCACCATGATTCCGCCGCTGGCGGCGCTGGACGAGGCGTTCGGCCTCGACCGCATCAACGTCTCGACGCTGCAGGCTGTCTCCGGTGCTGGCTACTCCGGCGTCACCTCCATGGAAATCCTCGACAACGCCATCCCGCACATCGGCGGCGAGGAAGACAAGATGGAGACGGAGTCCCGGAAACTGCTCGGTGACTTCGACGGCGCCGAAATCGAGTGGCACGACGCCGACGTCGCGGCCTCGTGTAACCGCATCCCCACGCTCGACGGCCACCTCGAGAACGCCTTCGTCGACCTCGACGACGACCCCGAAGTGAGCGACGTGGCCGACGCGATGCGGGAGTTCCCCGGTGTCGACCTCCCGAGCGCGCCGAACCAGCTCATTCACGTCTTCGAGGACCCCGAGCGACCCCAGCCCCGGATGGACCGCATGCGCGGTCAGGGGATGCAGATCTGTGTCGGCGGCGTGCAGTCGACCGAGAACGGCGTGAAGTTCAACTGCCTCGCACACAACACCGTCCGCGGCGCCGCGGGCGCCAGCCTCCTCAACGGCGAACTCCTCCACGAGAACGGCTACCTGTAG
- a CDS encoding MBL fold metallo-hydrolase translates to MAVENLAADVQAFTSNVFLVSGDRTALVDTGANFDVVTEIESRVDGLDTVVLTHTHGDHIGNVDDVRAAFDVETVGYDPSQPAVDTELGETVRLGDHDYTVLHTPGHKDDHVCLYAPTASVCFAGDLVFANGAFGRTDLEEGDRETLIRSIDRLHDAVDPDLGALHAGHGPSVTESAYATIERAGQAARR, encoded by the coding sequence ATGGCAGTCGAGAACCTCGCGGCGGACGTGCAGGCTTTCACCAGCAACGTCTTTCTCGTCTCCGGTGACCGGACCGCCCTCGTCGACACCGGCGCCAACTTCGACGTCGTCACCGAAATCGAGTCACGAGTCGACGGCCTCGACACCGTCGTCCTCACCCACACTCACGGCGACCACATCGGGAACGTCGACGACGTGCGCGCGGCGTTCGACGTGGAGACGGTCGGCTACGACCCCAGCCAACCGGCCGTCGACACCGAACTCGGGGAGACGGTCCGACTCGGCGACCACGACTACACCGTCCTCCACACGCCGGGACACAAGGACGACCACGTCTGCCTGTACGCGCCGACGGCGTCGGTGTGTTTCGCGGGCGACCTCGTGTTCGCGAACGGGGCGTTCGGGCGGACGGACCTAGAGGAGGGCGACCGCGAGACGCTGATTCGGAGCATCGACCGCCTCCACGACGCCGTCGACCCGGACCTCGGCGCTCTCCACGCCGGGCACGGGCCGAGCGTGACCGAGAGCGCGTACGCGACCATCGAACGCGCGGGGCAAGCGGCGCGGCGCTAG
- a CDS encoding lamin tail domain-containing protein → MTQDTSGGQSGSPISRRRFVLGGAAGVLAVGGAGAYLSSQSSPSEQTYLLQQGYLRWEVEPIDGGDTTIEEFYDYQDGTGHPDSSVIEADAASRMFVYDGPVDRSLVFLHGSPNVDHGGSATFSFSGLSRDQGEWAVRDDPVDVDDDFESWNSGNANVRWEWGANATDGGAYWGVLDRSDFTVSVTPAELRGVDSWRFRSGELGDLDTYDLSPAKPAKLKPARGRTVKRANVDITPDSSSNEFDPYAEETLTVAVRAPPEDADSSEWVQPSALDPGNYAVNFGSKEYLAGQNAAQPQTYFRQDGDLYLQYKARAANFSLDSAYGYLVTKTGEKTFVRGRDVVRPGGFDNVDTESAELVVTDLNIDPEGGDRENLVDEYVEFKNDGDEPLDLTGYDIEDEEGWVFHMPDGFTLAAGERFRLHTGDGEWTDTDLYWDVEYPVWDNDGDTITVLDGDGATVLEYSYPRR, encoded by the coding sequence GTGACCCAAGACACGTCCGGTGGGCAGTCTGGCTCGCCGATTTCGCGGCGGCGGTTCGTTCTCGGCGGTGCGGCAGGCGTACTGGCCGTCGGCGGTGCTGGCGCGTATCTCTCCTCGCAGTCGTCTCCCTCCGAGCAGACCTATCTCCTCCAGCAGGGGTATCTCCGGTGGGAGGTCGAACCCATCGACGGCGGCGACACGACCATCGAAGAGTTCTACGACTATCAGGACGGCACCGGCCACCCGGACTCGTCGGTCATCGAGGCCGACGCCGCGTCTCGGATGTTCGTCTACGACGGCCCGGTCGACCGGTCGCTCGTCTTCCTGCACGGCAGTCCGAACGTGGACCACGGCGGGTCGGCGACGTTCTCCTTCTCGGGGTTGAGTCGCGACCAGGGCGAGTGGGCCGTCCGCGACGACCCAGTGGACGTGGACGACGACTTCGAATCGTGGAACAGCGGCAACGCGAACGTGCGCTGGGAGTGGGGCGCCAACGCCACCGACGGCGGTGCGTACTGGGGCGTCCTCGACCGCTCCGATTTCACGGTCAGCGTCACGCCGGCCGAACTCCGCGGCGTCGACTCGTGGCGGTTCCGGTCGGGCGAACTCGGGGACCTCGATACGTACGACCTCTCGCCGGCCAAGCCGGCGAAACTCAAGCCCGCACGCGGGCGAACGGTGAAGCGCGCGAACGTCGACATCACCCCCGACTCGTCGTCGAACGAGTTCGACCCCTACGCCGAGGAAACACTCACCGTCGCGGTCCGGGCGCCGCCCGAAGATGCGGATTCGAGCGAGTGGGTCCAGCCGTCGGCGCTCGACCCCGGCAACTACGCGGTCAACTTCGGCTCCAAGGAGTATCTCGCCGGGCAGAACGCCGCCCAGCCACAGACGTATTTCCGGCAGGACGGCGACCTCTATCTCCAGTACAAGGCCCGCGCTGCGAACTTCTCGCTCGATTCGGCGTACGGCTATCTGGTGACCAAGACCGGCGAGAAGACGTTCGTCCGGGGGCGCGACGTGGTGCGGCCCGGCGGGTTCGATAACGTCGACACGGAATCGGCCGAACTCGTCGTGACCGACCTCAACATCGACCCCGAGGGCGGCGACCGCGAGAACCTCGTCGACGAGTACGTCGAGTTCAAAAACGACGGCGACGAACCACTCGACCTGACCGGCTACGACATCGAGGACGAGGAGGGCTGGGTGTTCCACATGCCCGACGGCTTCACGCTGGCCGCAGGCGAGCGGTTCCGCCTGCACACCGGCGACGGCGAGTGGACGGACACAGACCTCTACTGGGACGTGGAGTATCCCGTGTGGGACAACGACGGCGACACGATTACGGTGCTCGACGGTGACGGAGCGACCGTGCTGGAGTACTCGTATCCGCGCCGGTGA
- a CDS encoding amidohydrolase family protein: MELEGLVLRGRAFDPVEGRVVVDDGEIVAIEETETDSDAIICPAFVNAHTHIGDSIAKEAGAGLSLDDLVAPPDGLKHRLLRAASTKEKVEAMRRSLRFMQRSGTARTVEFREGGVDGVRAIRDALDGLDIEATVLGRETVAAMEAGDGFGASGARDDDFEERRTATRAADKPFGIHAGERDPHDLSPALDLDPTFLVHVVHPEPHHLDRIERESVPVVVCPRSNLVTGVGTPPIADLCDRTSVALGTDNVMLNSPSMFREMEFASKVGGVPAEEVLRMATINGADLVDANCGLVEPGRDAKLLVLDGDTDNLAGARDPVRAVVRRAGVDDVQRVVL; encoded by the coding sequence ATGGAACTCGAAGGCCTCGTCCTCCGCGGCCGGGCGTTCGACCCCGTCGAGGGTCGCGTCGTCGTCGACGACGGCGAAATCGTCGCCATCGAGGAGACGGAGACCGACTCGGACGCCATCATCTGCCCCGCGTTCGTCAACGCACACACCCACATCGGCGACTCCATCGCCAAGGAGGCCGGTGCGGGCCTCTCGCTCGACGACCTCGTCGCACCGCCGGACGGCCTCAAGCACCGACTGCTCCGCGCCGCCTCGACCAAAGAGAAAGTCGAGGCGATGCGGCGCTCGCTCCGCTTCATGCAGCGCTCGGGGACGGCCCGAACGGTCGAATTCCGCGAGGGCGGCGTCGACGGCGTCCGCGCCATCCGTGACGCACTCGACGGCCTCGACATCGAGGCAACGGTCCTCGGCCGCGAGACGGTCGCCGCGATGGAGGCTGGCGACGGCTTCGGCGCCAGCGGTGCCCGCGACGACGACTTCGAGGAGCGTCGCACCGCCACCCGCGCCGCGGACAAGCCGTTCGGCATCCACGCGGGCGAACGCGACCCACACGACCTCTCGCCGGCGCTCGACCTCGACCCCACCTTCCTCGTCCACGTCGTCCACCCCGAACCCCACCATCTGGACCGAATCGAACGCGAGAGCGTCCCAGTAGTCGTCTGCCCGCGGTCGAACCTCGTCACCGGCGTCGGCACGCCGCCCATCGCCGACCTCTGTGACCGGACGAGCGTCGCGCTCGGCACCGACAACGTCATGCTCAACAGCCCGTCGATGTTCCGCGAGATGGAGTTCGCGTCGAAGGTTGGCGGCGTGCCCGCCGAGGAGGTGTTGCGGATGGCGACGATAAACGGCGCCGACCTCGTCGACGCGAACTGCGGACTCGTCGAACCCGGGCGCGACGCGAAACTGCTCGTCCTCGACGGCGACACCGACAACCTCGCGGGTGCTCGCGACCCCGTCCGGGCTGTCGTCCGGCGCGCGGGCGTCGACGACGTACAGCGCGTCGTGTTGTAG
- a CDS encoding universal stress protein, which produces MAAYEHILVPTDGSDGVERAIAHAIEVAAINDAVVHALYVLSTDAYAGLGMESSWESVDRLLREDAEKAVARVEELADAADVPVETVITEGKPSREIVNYAEDVGCDLVVMGTHGRGGIDRLLLGSVAESVIRASSIPVTTVPVD; this is translated from the coding sequence ATGGCAGCGTACGAGCACATTCTCGTCCCGACCGACGGCTCGGACGGCGTCGAGCGAGCCATCGCCCACGCCATCGAGGTGGCCGCGATCAACGACGCTGTCGTACACGCGCTCTACGTCCTGAGCACGGACGCCTACGCGGGTCTGGGGATGGAGTCGTCGTGGGAAAGCGTCGACCGTCTCCTCCGGGAGGACGCCGAGAAAGCCGTGGCGCGCGTCGAAGAGCTCGCCGACGCCGCCGACGTGCCCGTCGAGACGGTCATCACGGAGGGGAAGCCGAGTCGCGAAATCGTCAATTACGCCGAAGACGTGGGGTGTGACCTCGTCGTGATGGGGACCCACGGCCGGGGCGGCATCGACCGCCTCTTGCTGGGGAGCGTCGCCGAGTCCGTCATCCGAGCGTCGTCGATTCCGGTGACGACCGTCCCGGTCGACTAG
- the thyX gene encoding FAD-dependent thymidylate synthase — translation MEVTLLEATPDPERVICTAARNDYLTEFVGDISFEEAMDEIEGETIDEKRRTLIGHLLDHGHFGPFEHPQATFAIKGVSRSCMAQITRHRHVSFDIQSMRYVSFDDVDPEAVEEGAMVVTPPSATDPDWIGRNQSSGSVDEETVAERERIFRETVRNSVESYQELLDLGMPPEDARFVLPIGTEVNIVMSLNARMLMHVADMRAAADSQWEIREMTEDILDLAAEWCPATFEHYEEHMKGRKNRLAP, via the coding sequence ATGGAGGTCACACTGCTCGAAGCGACGCCGGACCCGGAGCGCGTAATCTGTACGGCGGCGCGAAACGACTACCTCACGGAGTTCGTCGGCGACATCTCCTTCGAGGAGGCGATGGACGAAATCGAGGGGGAGACGATAGACGAAAAACGGCGGACGCTCATCGGCCACTTGCTGGACCACGGCCACTTCGGCCCGTTCGAACACCCGCAGGCGACGTTCGCCATCAAGGGCGTCAGCCGGTCGTGTATGGCCCAGATAACCCGGCATCGCCACGTCAGTTTCGACATCCAGAGCATGCGCTACGTCTCGTTCGACGACGTCGACCCCGAGGCCGTCGAGGAGGGCGCGATGGTGGTGACGCCGCCGTCGGCGACCGACCCCGACTGGATCGGCCGCAACCAATCCAGCGGCTCGGTCGACGAGGAGACGGTCGCGGAACGAGAGCGAATCTTCCGCGAGACGGTTCGGAACTCGGTGGAGTCGTATCAGGAACTCCTCGACCTGGGGATGCCGCCCGAGGACGCCCGCTTCGTTCTCCCCATCGGCACCGAGGTCAACATCGTGATGTCGCTGAACGCCCGGATGCTGATGCACGTCGCGGACATGCGCGCCGCCGCCGACAGCCAGTGGGAGATTCGCGAGATGACCGAGGACATCCTCGACCTGGCCGCCGAGTGGTGTCCCGCCACCTTCGAGCATTACGAGGAGCACATGAAGGGCCGCAAGAACCGCCTCGCCCCCTGA
- the sod gene encoding superoxide dismutase, which yields MSYELDPLPYDYDALEPHISEQVLTWHHDTHHQGYVNGWNSAEETLEANREDGDFGSSPGAIRNVTHNGSGHILHDLFWNSMSPEGGDEPTGDLADRIEEDFGSYEAWKGEFEAAAGAAGGWALLVYDSFSNQLRNVVVDKHDQGALWGSHPILALDVWEHSYYHDYGPARGDFVDNFFEVVDWEEPSARYEQAAELFE from the coding sequence ATGAGCTACGAACTCGATCCACTGCCGTACGACTATGACGCTCTCGAGCCGCACATCTCCGAACAGGTACTCACCTGGCATCACGACACCCACCATCAGGGCTACGTGAACGGCTGGAATAGTGCCGAGGAGACGCTCGAAGCGAACCGCGAGGACGGCGACTTCGGCTCCTCGCCGGGGGCCATCCGGAACGTCACCCACAACGGTTCCGGACACATCCTCCACGACCTGTTCTGGAACTCCATGTCGCCGGAGGGTGGCGACGAGCCGACCGGCGATCTGGCCGACCGGATCGAGGAGGACTTCGGCTCCTACGAGGCCTGGAAGGGCGAATTCGAGGCCGCTGCCGGCGCTGCCGGTGGCTGGGCGCTGCTGGTCTACGACAGCTTCTCGAACCAGCTCCGCAACGTCGTGGTCGACAAGCACGACCAGGGCGCGCTCTGGGGCAGTCACCCCATCCTCGCGCTCGACGTCTGGGAGCACTCGTACTACCACGACTACGGTCCGGCCCGCGGCGACTTCGTCGACAACTTCTTCGAGGTCGTCGACTGGGAGGAGCCGAGCGCTCGCTACGAGCAGGCCGCCGAACTCTTCGAGTAA
- a CDS encoding biotin--[acetyl-CoA-carboxylase] ligase: MTTTRRRLLRVIADADGPVSGPALAEELDVSRAAVWKHVEALREAGFGIESDTDGYALHSVPAYGGDAIAVGLDAPYSVEYHDRLPSTNDRARELAVEGASDVLVVAGEQTGGRGRLDRAWASPPGGVYASLLCRPDRPPAHAPIFTLAAAVAVTRACREAGVDAVIKWPNDVLLAGDERKLAGILTEMEGEADRISWLIVGIGANVDVAAADLPETATSVREAGGTADRRRFCQRMVEEFHALDPEDVLPAWRDHAVTLGRAVRVDTPGGVVEGEAVDVRFPGALVVQTDDGERVVHAGDCEHLRPA; the protein is encoded by the coding sequence ATGACGACCACCCGACGACGCCTCCTGCGCGTCATCGCCGACGCCGACGGCCCGGTGTCGGGGCCGGCACTTGCCGAGGAACTCGACGTTTCGCGCGCGGCCGTCTGGAAGCATGTCGAGGCGCTCCGGGAGGCGGGCTTCGGTATCGAGAGCGACACCGACGGCTACGCCCTCCACTCGGTGCCAGCGTACGGCGGCGACGCCATCGCCGTCGGTCTCGACGCACCGTACTCCGTGGAGTACCACGACCGCCTCCCGAGCACGAACGACCGCGCCCGCGAACTGGCGGTCGAGGGTGCGAGCGATGTTCTCGTCGTCGCGGGCGAGCAGACGGGTGGGCGCGGCCGTCTCGACCGGGCGTGGGCCTCGCCGCCCGGCGGCGTCTACGCCAGCCTGCTCTGTCGCCCGGACCGCCCGCCAGCGCACGCGCCGATTTTCACCCTCGCCGCCGCCGTTGCCGTCACGCGCGCCTGCCGCGAGGCGGGCGTCGACGCCGTCATCAAGTGGCCAAACGACGTGTTACTGGCGGGCGACGAGCGAAAACTTGCGGGGATTCTGACCGAGATGGAGGGCGAAGCCGACCGGATTTCGTGGCTTATCGTCGGCATCGGTGCGAACGTCGACGTTGCCGCCGCGGACCTCCCCGAGACGGCCACGAGCGTTCGCGAGGCGGGCGGGACCGCCGACCGCCGGCGCTTCTGTCAGCGCATGGTCGAAGAATTTCACGCGCTCGACCCCGAGGACGTGCTCCCGGCGTGGCGCGACCACGCCGTGACGCTCGGGCGAGCGGTGCGCGTCGACACGCCGGGCGGGGTGGTGGAGGGCGAGGCCGTGGACGTGCGCTTCCCGGGTGCGCTCGTCGTCCAGACCGACGACGGCGAACGCGTCGTCCACGCGGGGGACTGCGAACACCTCCGCCCTGCCTAG
- a CDS encoding HD domain-containing protein, with translation MATIKDSVHDHIEVTGVAEALLDTPAMQRLRRIRQLGTVSLVYPSANHTRFEHSLGVYHLASQALDHLGVAGRAAERVRAAALLHDVGHPPFSHNVERLLYRHTGKFHDDVDDLLARGRVGAVLRDHDLDPSAVADLVAGEGRYGQLVSGELDVDRMDYLVRDAHHTGVPYGTIDHGRLVRELTFVDGELVLAEGNVQTAESLLLARALMNPTVYTHHVARIGKAMLRRATERLLTTTDYDAETVRRWDDSDLLVTLRRTDATADFADRLSTRDLYKRAVWAELADVPDALLTADHERIRDFERDIADEADLDPDAVVLDVPPEPEIRESSSRVVVNGEIRRLDRQSPLVSALRTAGRNQWRLGVYAPAAAVDRVGRIAIRTLGLDVDGAPVSEVRGGLDATLDEFG, from the coding sequence ATGGCGACGATCAAGGACAGCGTCCACGACCACATCGAGGTGACGGGCGTCGCCGAGGCGTTGCTCGACACGCCGGCGATGCAGCGACTCCGCCGAATCAGACAGCTCGGCACCGTCTCGCTGGTGTATCCGTCGGCCAACCACACCCGCTTCGAGCACAGTCTGGGCGTCTACCACCTCGCCTCACAGGCGCTCGACCACCTCGGCGTGGCCGGCCGCGCCGCCGAACGCGTCCGCGCCGCCGCCCTCCTCCACGACGTCGGCCATCCCCCTTTCAGCCACAACGTCGAACGCCTCCTCTATCGCCACACGGGCAAGTTCCACGACGACGTGGACGACCTCCTCGCCCGCGGCCGGGTCGGTGCCGTCCTCCGGGACCACGACCTCGACCCGAGCGCCGTCGCCGACCTCGTCGCCGGCGAGGGGCGCTACGGCCAGCTCGTCTCCGGCGAACTCGACGTCGACCGGATGGATTATCTCGTCCGCGACGCCCACCACACCGGCGTCCCGTACGGCACCATCGACCACGGGCGACTGGTCCGCGAACTCACCTTCGTCGACGGCGAACTCGTCCTCGCCGAGGGGAACGTCCAGACCGCCGAGAGCCTCCTCCTAGCGCGGGCACTCATGAACCCGACCGTCTACACCCACCACGTCGCCCGCATCGGCAAGGCGATGCTCCGGCGGGCGACCGAACGCCTCCTGACGACCACGGACTACGACGCCGAGACGGTTCGGCGGTGGGACGATTCGGACCTCCTCGTGACGCTCCGGCGCACCGACGCCACGGCCGACTTCGCCGACCGCCTCTCGACCCGCGACCTCTACAAGCGCGCGGTGTGGGCGGAGCTGGCCGACGTGCCCGACGCACTCCTGACGGCCGACCACGAGCGAATCCGCGACTTCGAACGCGACATCGCGGACGAGGCTGACCTCGACCCCGACGCCGTCGTCCTCGACGTGCCGCCCGAACCGGAGATTCGGGAGTCGTCGTCGCGGGTCGTCGTCAACGGCGAGATACGGCGCCTCGACCGTCAGTCACCGCTTGTGAGTGCGCTCCGGACCGCCGGGCGCAACCAGTGGCGACTCGGCGTCTACGCCCCCGCGGCCGCCGTCGACCGCGTCGGCCGCATCGCTATCCGAACGCTCGGTCTCGACGTCGACGGCGCCCCCGTCTCGGAGGTTCGCGGCGGCCTCGACGCGACCCTCGACGAGTTCGGATAG
- a CDS encoding cyclophilin-like fold protein produces the protein MSQADLVVTVDDMEMDTTWLDESPTTREAIADALPLSGTATRWGDELYFRTPVDVDAEPTARAEVEPGTLAYWPQGNALCLFWGPTPASSGTEPRAASPVNVVARVDDPSPLSRLADGAGTTMRVTDG, from the coding sequence ATGTCACAGGCGGACCTCGTCGTCACTGTCGACGACATGGAGATGGACACAACGTGGCTGGACGAGAGCCCGACGACGCGAGAGGCGATTGCGGACGCCCTCCCGCTCTCGGGGACGGCCACGCGCTGGGGAGACGAACTCTACTTTCGAACGCCGGTCGACGTCGACGCGGAGCCGACGGCTCGTGCGGAGGTCGAACCCGGCACGCTCGCCTACTGGCCGCAGGGCAACGCGCTCTGTCTCTTCTGGGGGCCGACGCCGGCGAGTAGCGGGACGGAACCGCGGGCCGCGTCGCCGGTGAACGTCGTTGCCCGAGTCGACGACCCGTCGCCGCTGTCGAGACTGGCGGACGGGGCGGGCACGACGATGCGCGTGACGGACGGATAG
- a CDS encoding acetyl-CoA carboxylase biotin carboxylase subunit, with protein sequence MFRKVLVANRGEIAVRVMRACEELGVRTVAVYSEADTDAGHVRYADEAYNVGPARAADSYLDQEAVLEAAQKADADAIHPGYGFMAENAKFAARVEESDCTWIGPPSDAMARLGEKTKARTVMQNSGVPVVPGTTEPVEDPAEVEAFGEEHGYPIAIKAEGGGGGRGMKIVQSPDEIEDQLAAAKREGEAYFDNDSVYLERFLEAPRHIEVQIVADHHDNVRHLGERDCSLQRRHQKVIEEGPSPALSDDLRERIGDAARRGVGETNYTNAGTVEFLVEDGEFYFLEVNTRIQVEHPVTEEITGIDIVKEQLRVAAGEEISFTQDEIEVEGHAMEFRINAENAANDFSPATGRLETYDPPGGIGVRVDDAVRQGDDIGGDYDSMIAKLVVGASDRTECLARAERALREFDIQGFHTVIPFHRLMVTDERFTAGTHTTNYLDEELDHERIERAVERWGPDEAEKSDDDEEVTEREFTVEVNGKRFEVNLEERGAPPVPTVEGDRGGMDRPEAATKDDSGGAAAPGDGEQISAEMQGTILSVDVEVGDEVAAGDVVLVLEAMKMENDVVAEAGGTVTDVLVSEGDSVDMGDPLIVLE encoded by the coding sequence ATGTTCAGGAAAGTTCTCGTCGCGAACCGCGGCGAGATTGCGGTGCGCGTCATGCGCGCGTGTGAGGAACTCGGCGTTCGAACCGTCGCCGTCTACAGCGAGGCCGACACGGATGCGGGGCACGTCCGCTACGCCGACGAGGCGTACAACGTCGGCCCGGCCCGCGCCGCGGATTCGTATCTCGACCAAGAGGCCGTCCTCGAAGCGGCACAGAAGGCCGACGCCGACGCCATCCACCCCGGCTACGGCTTCATGGCCGAGAACGCAAAGTTCGCCGCCCGCGTCGAGGAGAGCGACTGCACGTGGATTGGCCCGCCCTCCGACGCCATGGCGCGTCTCGGCGAGAAGACCAAAGCGCGAACGGTCATGCAGAACTCCGGCGTCCCCGTCGTCCCGGGGACGACCGAACCGGTCGAGGACCCCGCGGAAGTCGAAGCGTTCGGCGAGGAACACGGCTACCCAATCGCCATCAAGGCCGAGGGCGGCGGCGGTGGGCGCGGGATGAAAATCGTCCAGTCGCCCGACGAAATCGAGGACCAACTCGCGGCTGCCAAACGCGAGGGCGAGGCCTACTTCGACAACGACTCCGTCTATCTCGAACGCTTCCTCGAAGCTCCACGTCACATCGAAGTCCAAATCGTCGCCGACCACCACGACAATGTCCGTCACCTCGGCGAACGGGACTGCTCGCTACAGCGTCGCCACCAAAAGGTCATCGAGGAGGGGCCGAGTCCGGCGCTCTCGGACGACCTGCGCGAGCGAATCGGTGACGCCGCCCGGCGCGGCGTCGGCGAGACGAACTACACCAACGCCGGCACCGTCGAGTTCCTCGTCGAAGACGGCGAGTTCTACTTCCTCGAAGTCAACACCCGAATTCAGGTCGAACACCCCGTCACCGAGGAGATAACGGGCATCGACATCGTGAAAGAGCAGCTTCGGGTCGCCGCGGGCGAGGAGATTAGCTTCACGCAGGACGAAATCGAGGTCGAGGGCCACGCGATGGAGTTCCGCATCAACGCCGAGAACGCGGCCAACGACTTCTCGCCCGCGACGGGGCGGCTTGAGACGTACGACCCGCCGGGCGGTATCGGCGTCCGCGTCGACGACGCGGTCCGGCAGGGCGACGACATCGGCGGCGACTACGACTCGATGATCGCCAAGTTGGTCGTCGGCGCCAGCGACCGCACGGAGTGCCTCGCACGCGCGGAACGGGCGCTCCGCGAGTTCGACATCCAGGGCTTCCACACCGTCATCCCGTTCCACCGGCTGATGGTGACCGACGAGCGATTCACCGCGGGCACGCACACGACCAACTACCTCGACGAGGAGCTCGACCACGAGCGCATCGAACGCGCCGTCGAGCGCTGGGGGCCGGACGAAGCCGAGAAGAGCGACGACGACGAGGAAGTGACCGAACGGGAGTTCACCGTCGAAGTCAACGGCAAGCGCTTCGAGGTGAATCTGGAAGAGCGCGGCGCGCCGCCCGTCCCGACAGTCGAGGGTGATCGCGGCGGTATGGACCGGCCCGAGGCCGCCACGAAAGACGATAGCGGCGGGGCGGCCGCGCCCGGCGACGGCGAGCAGATAAGCGCCGAGATGCAGGGGACGATTCTCTCCGTCGACGTCGAGGTGGGCGACGAGGTGGCGGCCGGCGACGTGGTGCTCGTCCTCGAGGCGATGAAGATGGAGAACGACGTCGTCGCCGAGGCGGGGGGGACGGTGACCGACGTGCTGGTGAGCGAGGGCGACAGCGTCGACATGGGCGACCCGCTCATCGTCCTCGAATGA
- a CDS encoding DUF5827 family protein codes for MPRAKDAFDELYPCEFYTPEELLDADQMYTIAEIGRLLQGLEPDAELDEGTEAVLVDWAVPWVMVNAGNLIIAEPPTDDDPGYYGLKT; via the coding sequence ATGCCGCGAGCCAAAGACGCGTTCGACGAACTCTACCCCTGTGAGTTCTACACGCCCGAAGAGTTGCTCGACGCCGACCAGATGTACACCATCGCCGAAATCGGCCGGTTGCTCCAAGGCCTCGAACCCGACGCCGAACTCGACGAGGGGACCGAAGCCGTCCTCGTCGACTGGGCGGTGCCGTGGGTGATGGTCAACGCCGGCAACCTAATCATCGCCGAACCGCCGACCGACGACGACCCGGGCTACTACGGGCTGAAGACCTAG